The following are from one region of the Candidatus Neomarinimicrobiota bacterium genome:
- a CDS encoding tetratricopeptide repeat protein, protein MNQSSRISLILTLGIMLALGSCAKEDASIVSSAKVPVTTQSTLAANEFQKGMIFANKLQTVQAATHFRLALDADPTFATAWLNLAYVSPGTALFVAYLDSAKAYASQASEGEQLIIKAAKYGFEGNNTKQERTLQKLVDKFPGDESAHLLLGNYYFGLRLYQQAILSYNQATKVNNNLAILHNQLGYSQRALGNYGEAEKAFKFYIKLNPDNPNAYDSYAELLMEMGRFNESIEFYARALEQDPNFMASHIGLACNYIFLGEQNRARIQLELLKENARNVIDTRRAIFTEALTYVSEGNISQAIESMLSNLKLSQASQDVGNMANDLVILGNLYLELHQPSVALAHFDKSMDVIDKSNLPQAVKINGHTTHLYNVARVFTVQGEFEKAKETSGLFAEQVGIRKNPIQIKLISQLDGIIALEEKKYQTAIDKLKEANQLNPYNLFRMGQAYEGLGDIEQAASFMLRAEELNVLNSMDQVLVLSKTKFAKNPA, encoded by the coding sequence ATGAACCAATCAAGCAGAATTAGCCTAATTCTCACCCTGGGGATTATGCTTGCGCTGGGAAGCTGTGCCAAGGAAGATGCATCCATAGTGTCTTCGGCCAAGGTACCTGTAACCACTCAATCAACCCTGGCTGCCAATGAATTTCAGAAGGGGATGATATTTGCCAACAAACTTCAAACTGTACAGGCTGCCACACATTTTCGTCTTGCCCTGGATGCGGATCCCACATTTGCCACGGCCTGGTTGAACCTGGCCTATGTTTCCCCGGGAACTGCCCTGTTTGTTGCGTATCTGGACTCTGCCAAGGCATATGCATCACAAGCCAGTGAGGGTGAACAGTTAATAATTAAAGCCGCTAAATATGGATTTGAAGGGAATAATACCAAACAAGAGAGGACCTTACAAAAGCTGGTTGATAAGTTCCCCGGGGATGAATCTGCACATCTACTTCTGGGTAATTATTACTTTGGTCTCCGCCTGTACCAACAGGCCATTCTTTCCTACAACCAGGCTACAAAAGTGAATAATAATTTGGCTATTCTTCACAATCAGTTGGGCTATTCACAAAGAGCCCTGGGGAATTATGGAGAGGCTGAAAAAGCCTTCAAATTCTATATTAAATTGAACCCTGACAATCCCAACGCCTATGACTCATATGCTGAGCTACTCATGGAAATGGGGCGTTTTAACGAGTCCATAGAATTCTATGCCAGAGCACTTGAACAGGATCCGAATTTTATGGCAAGTCATATTGGTCTCGCCTGCAATTATATCTTTTTGGGTGAGCAAAATAGAGCCCGAATACAATTGGAGCTATTAAAGGAAAATGCTCGAAATGTTATCGATACCAGACGAGCTATTTTTACTGAAGCATTGACTTATGTTAGCGAGGGAAATATTTCTCAGGCAATTGAGTCCATGCTGTCAAATCTTAAACTGTCTCAAGCAAGTCAAGATGTAGGAAACATGGCCAACGATCTGGTCATTTTGGGGAATCTTTATCTTGAACTACACCAACCTTCTGTAGCATTGGCTCACTTTGATAAATCCATGGATGTGATTGATAAATCTAATCTACCCCAAGCTGTCAAAATCAACGGCCACACCACTCATCTGTATAATGTTGCGCGAGTTTTTACAGTCCAGGGTGAATTCGAAAAGGCCAAAGAGACCTCAGGCCTATTTGCTGAGCAAGTGGGTATCAGAAAAAATCCTATTCAGATAAAACTAATCTCCCAATTGGATGGAATCATAGCCCTTGAGGAAAAAAAGTACCAAACTGCCATTGACAAGCTCAAGGAAGCCAATCAATTGAACCCCTATAATCTTTTTCGCATGGGACAAGCATATGAGGGACTGGGTGATATTGAGCAGGCAGCCAGTTTCATGCTAC